From Gossypium raimondii isolate GPD5lz chromosome 11, ASM2569854v1, whole genome shotgun sequence:
TGATATTAATGGATTTGAGCTTCTTCAGATCATTGAAGTAGAGATGGATTTACCGGTTGTTAGTAAGTGCAAAATACATGCATTAGTTTcatgtttttcaaaatattcctttttcacttttttaacGTTTATGGTGATACAGTGATGTCTTCTGATGATGGAAAAGGAGTTGTTATGAAGGGTATAGTCCATGGAGCTTGTGATTATTTGGTAAAACCAGTTCGCATGGAAGCTATTGGACTCATTTGGCAGCATGTGGTTCGCAAGAAGAAGAAACGTTTCTCGGGAGAAATTACTAGGTCATTGCCATTACAACGGGCTGACAATGCCGTCCCGGCAATGGATAAAAGAAGCCTGAAATACCGGAAACGGACAAGTGAAGACGAAGATGTAGCTGAGGATGGGGAATCCTCCGAGGGGAAGAAGCCGAGGATGGTTTGGACACAAGAGCTCCATGATTTGTTCGTTGCTGCTGTAAATGAACTAGGGCGTGGTAGTATGTACTCTACCTCTATACATCCCTTAAagtttatttaccaaaatgctTTGTCTTGACAAATGTTATTGCAGATGCTGTTcctaagaaaattttggaacgTATGCAAGCTATGAATGTGACTTTTCTTACAAGAGCCAATATTGCCAGTCATCTTCAGGTGAACTTTATACTACGCAAGAATATATTTAACTTGTCTTACAACTCATATCTTAAATTACATGTTGCAGAAATACCGCATGCATCTTCAAAAGGAAGGTGCAGTACCCTCCAGTGATAGCAGAGATGTGAATGCTTATATTGACCACCGCAACCTACAATTTCAACCTTCACCCACTACTCCATATCAACTTCCAATGCAAAATCTAATCACCGAGAGAGCCAATGAAAACATATTAAGTATAGCTCCAAGTCATGTTGATGGAGGGAGCAATATTTTCAACTCCAATATTGCCTCGGAATCAAGTTGCTCTCTCCCAACTCAAGTCACCTTGTATGATCTCTATCGAGCAAACCTGTTATACCAGAATGATTTTCCTCCTATTAGTAATGGTGTTGCTATCTCTAATGACAATGAATTTCCTCCTAACGATGGTGTTGCCAACTCTAATGATGAAAGTTTGTACTGTAACGTAGTAGACGGTACGGAGCTTTCGAACCCATTTTCAGCTGTTGCAGTAGACGGTACGGAGCTTTCGAACCCACTTTCAGCTGTTGCAGTAGACGGTACGGAGCTTTCGAACCCACTTTCAGCTGTTGAGGATTTGATCCACGAGCCCTCATTTTTGGTCGGACAATATGATCAACAAGCCTTCTTTCGTGGACCAATTTGAATAGGGTTAGCTAAAATTGTTCACTGATATGTTATTTAACGGATAAGCCTTTTGAAGATTTTCTTCGCAAAACAAATCCTGGTTTTCTATCCTCTGTACGTCTCGTGCAgttctatttgttttatttagacattaaattagttcaaaaatttctttcaatGTTACATATCCTTTCCCTTCttcttatatgtatataaagatGTAAGACTTTGAAAAAGAGGAGCTTGCTTCTATATTAGCGATAAAAGTCTTCATACATGTGAAGGATTACACTGACTGCAAACAAATGGATGAATGGTTGAATATATGCTACTGAATAGCGATACCATAAAAGTTTTCTATCTGCAGTAGTAGTTCAATGCTAAAAATCCACCTCTAACCCAGAGGTATCGAGGCTAAGAAGGCAACTGGAAAAAGAATCTGGAGTAGTTGAAATAACAAATTTGTCCCAATGCGGTCACTACTGCATTAGCAATAGAAGAGCAAGTGTTAGAAAGCCAAAAACGCTGCTTCTACCACTGACCATGGGAGCTTTGCTAGGAAGTCTTGTGGGAAGTGCACATTCCTCTCCGTTAAACAATACTTTTGTCGGGAACCCATCACCGGCGGCCACTTCGATTCCCGGTGTGGACTTCTTCTTGAAAGAGATAACTGATTGTTGAGTGCCGGGAACACGTGGATCCTTTTTCGGTTTGGCACCATCTGTTTCGGCTAGAAGATAATTCAAACCCGGACGACCTTGCATGAATAGTGTATTGTTGGAGCCAAGCAACTTGCTTCCATTGAAGGTGTAGACTTCTTCAAAGCCTGGTACTGCTTTATCCAATTGAACTGCTGCAAACCAGTCTTCAAAGCTAGAATCACCCCAGTTAAAAAGAGTGATCCTTGCAGTCCATCCATCTTTATGATCTGATAATAAGTGCCAGTTTATGCTAACTCCACAGTTATCTCCACAAGGCAATGGATTAGGAACTGATCGTCTTTTTATATCAGCCCACGACAATGCTTCAGCAGTCCTGTTCTCGAAAGGGATAAGAAGAGCATCGGGTCGTAGAAGTAGAGCCGGCTCTGTTGCACTGCAGGTTTGGCTTGGGTTGCTGTTGCAGCCACAGGCACATGTATTGCATGGAATAGCAGAATCATTGAAGAAAGCAGAGTATGAAACACAACATCTTGGAACTGCCTGCTTGGATTGTGTTATATTGCAAACCACTTGCCAACTAGCAATTGACGCTGTTGCTGATGGCAAACCACTTGGATCAGGGAATTGACTTGGGGTAACTCGTATCGGAGACCCGCATTCGTATTCCGGATTCATAGTGCCTTTGATCTTCCAGTTCTGAGGTGGAACTAACTCTGTTCTATTCAAGTCTGGTGGCATTTTGTAGACTTGCATGTTGAAAGATGATATAGACTTGCTAGGATCCATTAAAGGAGGCAGAATGGTCCCGTTTCGACAGCAAAAGGGAATTCTTCCAAGGATCGAGTCATTGGCTCTTGTGGGAGGCAGGTCAACAATAGTAGGCCTTCTCTCACAATTCAATACCTGCGAAAAATCCATTTCTTTGTAGTGCTGACCTTGCCTGCCGAAAATGCAGTCTGTTGTATCAACAACATAAGGGTAAGCTCCTCTCATGGCATAAATGAATTCCTCCCTCATCCAATCAAAGCTCAATTGCCATTTATCAAGGCGACCAAGAGGGTTATGAATTGAGATTGAAACCTGAGACAAGTAATTATCACTATATGTCCTTATCACGTCATACATGATTACAAGATCACCTTCTTGCCTGGCCAAGAATTCATCATTTACCCCATTGTTCGAATCAGAGTTTAGATCATCTTGAATGCAGCATGCATGCATCACATTGTTCCCTATTGAAAACCCACAAAAATTAACTCAACAATGAATAGAATTGCAGGTAGATTTCCAAGTTTTAAATTCCTAAGACAGATTAGGTAGCTAAACAAGaaagtaaaatatatcaatGGAATACATATCAAGTTTTcacatttcaatatatatatattattactttccTTAGACtttcataaaagaaatattaattcTGAGTGCAACTTAGGGTTTATCTGGTCAAAATATTAACATACATATAAAAGGTCAAAGTTGAAATGTATTCACGCATTAAAGCCTTAAATGTTGACTTTTGGATAAAACTTATACTAGAAATTATTTAGAGTTTGTTTTCTTACAGCAGAGTTTTTTTAATCATGGGGATGTATTCATTTTCTCATTAcgtaaagctacaaattatcattttcaacaattaattaGAACAGCAAATTTCCTTAAggttcctctgttttatagaatTATTTCACCTACTATGTTCCCAATTAGTGttcttgaataaaaaaataatcacaaaaactattttcattaaaaaatatattagacCTTCATTGGTGGCGTTAAGACAAGAATACCCATCGTTAACGAGACTAATATTAAGCGGCATGGGAACATCCGGAGCTCCGACACCGAATTGAGTACCCACTAAACCGACCCTAACCTCCATTTGTGCCCTGTCCCCGGCAGTCTCCACAGCCGATTTAAGGTCACTGATGGGGAAGCCGGCGAGAACGGTACCGTTTCCAACCTCAGCAGGGAAGGAACTCCCATCGGCCAAAACGGCGTTAGAAGCAGAGACCAAGAGCTCCTGGTGCTGAAACCCAACGAAGGCTCTCCAAGACTTGAGCTCGTGACGTCCGTTGTTGAGAACAGTTAAAGTGGACTCGAAACGGTAGGCTTGGTTGGTGGGGTCGGTGGGAGGGAGGGCATGGCCTCCAGTGTAGTTGTACGATAAGAAGATCCCGTTGCATGAGTCGGAGGGGGGAGGTGGTGCTGGCGCCGGGGAAGGGGTCTGGGGTTGAGAAAGTGAAGTGTCGAAGAGagaaagcaaaagcaaaatgaaagagAAGATGATAGAATGGAGTTGGGCGGGAACAGCCATGGTTGATGGTGTGGTTTCGATTCGAGAGGGACGAAATAGTTTTGAAGGAATTCAAAGTGGAGAGATTGGTTTGATTAAGTGAGAAAATGGGTTTAAAGAAATGGAATTGGTAAATGGAGAGCCGGCTATGTTTCCCTTTCTTCTTCACTGCAACTTGGCTGGCATAAGTAAAATAGTGGGAACCGGTCTTTGCACTCTTCTTTCATTTGCTTCTTCtatttttctgttcttttcaaattttgctttattttagAGCCGGTCTTActtgcttaaattttttttggtaaattattaaaatagtcacttttgtttaattcaagtcatattttagtcatttatgtttaaaatgttatgtcTTAGTCACTTACTTTATTGTGTTGTAACCTtttagtcactaaatcattaatttcattaacGATGTAACTATAAGTTGACATGGtacattaaattatcatttcaaacaaaaattttaaagttaatttatataatcgatccctatattttttcgttttgagcaatttaattttttcttttctttattttccaatctCTTaccttctccctctgttttccaccctttatttcttttagcgtagtttttctatattttctatttgttaaaactagtccctatacttttattttttttgaacaatttaatctttttcgaGTGAGGCAAGCTTAtagactagttttaacaaatggaaaatatgaaaaaactacgttaaaagaaatgaagaagggaggaaaacagagggagaagcaaaagagaatggaaaataaaggaaaaaaaatgaaagttaaaagaacataaaataaaaaaatttaaattgctcaaaatgaaaaaaatatagggacaaattgtagaatttaacctaaaattttcatttgaaataataatttaacgTGCCATGTCAACTTAatgttacaccgttaacgacaattaacggcttagtgcctaaaatgttacaacacgataacgtaagtgattaaaatgtaacatttgaaacataagtgactaaaatgcaACTTGAGACAAATAAAagtgatcattttaataatttactctttttttaatCTAACTTGTATGACCgagttttattgtttttaaagcatttttttatgtttatagtttttgaaatttgtagctttacataaagatcactaaattattagtaagttataaaatagtcattgaattatttgaaagatTTCCTTTaagtaattgaattatttgaagaaaggtaattaaattttggttcgaGAGGTTTGTgacattcaaaattatttaatgaaaaaattgaattgtagaaaaaagggaaagagaacattcaaataatttagcaactattttgtaacttttaaaattaaataaccaatacgtaaatcaataataatttagtcAACTAATTTaccctaattaaaaaataagaaagaaaattagagatgcaattatttttatggtaaatTACAGTTGCATcattaaggttttttttcttttcagttactatcttttaaatttggtataataataaatttagtttttgatgtttacacattatatcaatttagtcttaacttttaaatatttagccCTCAGTGTTCATATGTTACCtaattttatcctatttttatatgaaatatgatttaatacacaatgtttaaattagaaaaaaaagaaaaattatatatatatttttaaaatttatttattattaaattaaaaaatcctcAAATACATTGTTTTCCTTATCCTTCAAATAACTAAGAATTTGATATCTTTCAAATCTCAATGATAATTAATCCATTTTTGCTATTAGTTGACAACTATCGATGAAGCAAACCAAAActcaataaattattatttttaaactattagaCTTACAATCGAATTGAATTAACGAAGCagatacttttttattttgaagcaaTTGAATTgactatttttcaaaatttaagtcgtTTTGTTTCTTGTTGTTTGTTTTTCATTGAATCGAATGCATGAACAATATCGGCAAGGTCACAAAGAAAAGCAGAACtataaaaggatcaaattacactatgtgtaaatgttgagggttcaattttagaattaatagTAAATTGACACAagttataaatgttgagggttaaagttattattatgcCAAACCTAAAAGCTACCACGTTTCTCATGTAATGGTTaatgaccaaaaagaaaaaattaaataattaagtgagtattttataatttttcataattgactaactaaaaaataaacttaacaaGAATTGAGTGACTACTAATGTTGTTTacccttattttattataattttgtattttgtaatatttcatTTAACCACCGTTTAAAAATTCACTGCCACGTAATATTCGTAAGATAATATAATAAGAGAAAGACGTTAGTTCGAACTAAAAGTTGTAAggagtaatttaaaaaataaaaaatggaacaGAGGGGCCCATGATTAGAAGCTTCCGGCTCGTTTGGTGACTCGTCCTCTTGAAATACGGGCCTTGTGTTTCCTCAAAAGCccatattaaaatgaaaacccCAAAAAGAGTACCCTTTATtgctaatattaaaaaaaataagatctGTACTAAACATACAATAAAAAAAGGtcgtttcaattaaattaaatatgttccgattcttatcatttttcttaaatttgtttggtCATGCATGTCGTCCTATATGAACAAGTCTCTTCTTTTTCTATGCTTCTCTTTTGAGAAATCATGAATAATTACACTAATTATGCTGAAGATGGTTGGCAAGGTTCTGTTGAACCACGtgtatgaaataaattttaaagttaattttgcATGGCCTGCATAAAATAAGATTCAGTTAGTAGCCCAGTGAGACATTTGCATGGAGAAGAGAGGCAAATACTCATCGACAACACGACATGTAAATATTGttcctttttcaaaaaaaaaacattatataattaattggttgtttttaatcaaaataaaacggACGCTTGAAATTGTTATTAGTAAATCAGATACATGcttcaattataattaataaatgtcGGGAGGaaagaaaaacatgtttatttaattaattttccaatttaaacTCTGTATATAGTTAATGAATAACTTGTTTGCCTTTGGGCTCCTTTTTTACTTGAATCCTTTATGTTATGATGGAATGCAGAACAATTTTACGAGTGCATAATCTGAATGACAAAACTTGATTGCCCCAATACAACTTCATACAAGGCTGCGTATGTCTCGTTAGCTAGAAAAGGTGACGTCTTGATCAAAACCAAGGCGGCTGGAGCCATGAATGCTCTGGTTCGAACCAGACCTCATCATGTTCATGTTGGGAGGGCCATTCCCTTGCTGTTATTTGGCTATCAGTGAAGGGATGTGCTTTATGGTTGAAAGAGGTGATACTCTTTGCAAAGGGTACATTCTCAAGGTACAGGGCAAGAGCGTCTCAATGTATCTACCACACGAGATTCTAGGTCTACAGTAATAGCACCTTGTTTTAGAATCAATGATTCAAGATACAGGATAAGAGTGCCTCAAGGTCAGGTTTCTTATGActtaaattttcacatttaatgtTTGCTTTATTTTGCTATGTTTGGAGTTTCATGCTTCTTATGACCCCATAGCTTGATTAGGTTTAATAAATCACTTGAAGAATGCAGCATTATGAATGATCTTTCTCACATTTATTCAAAACCTGCTTTCAAATCCAAAATCTGTATACATTCAGTTAACATAGGACCGGAAATCCATTCTTACTCCCACCCCTGACAGCCTTTTAAGTCCCTCCAAAGAATTGTTCTGATGCCCCACACCATTGTTTAATGATAAAGCTCCATCGGCACTTTATTCTCATTTATCCTACTAAAACCTTTCTTTTTGTTGCATGCTTGCCCACAAGAATCTATTCCATTTCTACCCACTGTCCTATCTTCTGTTTCATGGCATTGCGTCAATACTTTTCAATGGCTCCATTGAACTCAAGAGCTCCCACGGCCTGGCTGAATCCACATGGCTCAAACAAAGTTGccaaataaatgttaaatccaTAATCTTCTATAAACTAAATGAGTTCCAATTTCGAATTAGGCATTTTTCTCTCCATTTCATGACAAAAGCAGGCTACAAGGGATATTTTCTGGTACATTGACACAA
This genomic window contains:
- the LOC105802991 gene encoding two-component response regulator ARR1, which translates into the protein MTMAGEFPAGLKILIVDDDRTCLLVLERMLRKFSYQVTKCQLAREALALLRQDKNRFDIVLCDLHMPDINGFELLQIIEVEMDLPVVMMSSDDGKGVVMKGIVHGACDYLVKPVRMEAIGLIWQHVVRKKKKRFSGEITRSLPLQRADNAVPAMDKRSLKYRKRTSEDEDVAEDGESSEGKKPRMVWTQELHDLFVAAVNELGRGNAVPKKILERMQAMNVTFLTRANIASHLQKYRMHLQKEGAVPSSDSRDVNAYIDHRNLQFQPSPTTPYQLPMQNLITERANENILSIAPSHVDGGSNIFNSNIASESSCSLPTQVTLYDLYRANLLYQNDFPPISNGVAISNDNEFPPNDGVANSNDESLYCNVVDGTELSNPFSAVAVDGTELSNPLSAVAVDGTELSNPLSAVEDLIHEPSFLVGQYDQQAFFRGPI
- the LOC105802990 gene encoding COBRA-like protein 7, with product MAVPAQLHSIIFSFILLLLSLFDTSLSQPQTPSPAPAPPPPSDSCNGIFLSYNYTGGHALPPTDPTNQAYRFESTLTVLNNGRHELKSWRAFVGFQHQELLVSASNAVLADGSSFPAEVGNGTVLAGFPISDLKSAVETAGDRAQMEVRVGLVGTQFGVGAPDVPMPLNISLVNDGYSCLNATNEGNNVMHACCIQDDLNSDSNNGVNDEFLARQEGDLVIMYDVIRTYSDNYLSQVSISIHNPLGRLDKWQLSFDWMREEFIYAMRGAYPYVVDTTDCIFGRQGQHYKEMDFSQVLNCERRPTIVDLPPTRANDSILGRIPFCCRNGTILPPLMDPSKSISSFNMQVYKMPPDLNRTELVPPQNWKIKGTMNPEYECGSPIRVTPSQFPDPSGLPSATASIASWQVVCNITQSKQAVPRCCVSYSAFFNDSAIPCNTCACGCNSNPSQTCSATEPALLLRPDALLIPFENRTAEALSWADIKRRSVPNPLPCGDNCGVSINWHLLSDHKDGWTARITLFNWGDSSFEDWFAAVQLDKAVPGFEEVYTFNGSKLLGSNNTLFMQGRPGLNYLLAETDGAKPKKDPRVPGTQQSVISFKKKSTPGIEVAAGDGFPTKVLFNGEECALPTRLPSKAPMVSGRSSVFGFLTLALLLLMQ